The following proteins are co-located in the Caldivirga sp. genome:
- a CDS encoding zinc ribbon domain-containing protein: MTKSHRTLLIKRPLRIFTTEERGALVRVLNRADALGNLWARGFEIWSIDIDSRFAYEFDYFKNELRLINAKKWLAKVHAIFNVGVRLTNERDMGQGVFIDLTENILRLRWVIKRRAIIISLTPSEVGYIRDRLNESGKPKLARAWVDDGHLYIAITFEREVEPIKPSNYRLVIDVNSWRHGIAWALVDGKISSMGRERPNLGYIETLYNHVTMLEHKYGTLRRLGFHKTPYGRKLWREIKATRCRLYAYLRDYTQKLVHKLAQKALKYGAMVIIDDVLEESRRELMEEKLPNGLAKAYMLYLRRFIYLLTNQLAWYGVPYEFKRLPSTKCPVCGNELTQLPGRVMQCPKCGLKANRDEIPIKWALLHQRIGSRQP; this comes from the coding sequence ATGACGAAATCCCATAGAACACTGCTAATCAAGAGACCATTAAGGATATTCACCACTGAGGAGCGTGGTGCGTTGGTTAGGGTGCTTAATAGAGCTGATGCTTTAGGTAATTTGTGGGCTAGGGGATTCGAGATATGGTCAATAGACATAGACTCAAGGTTTGCATATGAATTCGATTACTTTAAGAATGAGTTAAGACTTATCAATGCTAAAAAATGGCTGGCTAAAGTCCATGCAATATTCAATGTCGGCGTGAGGCTCACTAATGAACGTGATATGGGTCAAGGCGTATTTATTGATTTAACTGAAAACATTCTGAGGCTTAGGTGGGTTATTAAGAGGAGAGCCATTATTATCAGCCTCACCCCCAGTGAGGTTGGGTATATCCGTGATAGGCTTAATGAGAGTGGCAAGCCTAAGTTGGCTAGGGCCTGGGTTGATGATGGGCATCTATACATAGCCATAACTTTCGAGCGTGAAGTTGAGCCAATTAAGCCGAGCAACTATAGGTTGGTTATTGACGTTAACTCGTGGAGGCACGGCATAGCTTGGGCTCTAGTAGATGGCAAAATAAGCTCAATGGGTAGGGAGAGGCCTAACCTAGGTTACATTGAAACGCTCTACAACCACGTGACTATGCTTGAGCATAAATACGGCACCTTAAGGAGGCTTGGCTTTCATAAGACACCATACGGTAGAAAGCTATGGAGGGAGATTAAGGCCACTAGGTGTAGGCTATATGCCTACCTGAGGGATTATACTCAAAAGCTGGTCCATAAACTGGCTCAGAAGGCTTTGAAATACGGAGCCATGGTTATTATTGATGATGTGCTTGAAGAGTCTAGGCGCGAGTTAATGGAGGAGAAGCTACCCAACGGATTGGCTAAGGCCTATATGCTCTACCTGAGGAGATTCATATATCTCTTAACTAATCAACTAGCCTGGTACGGTGTACCTTACGAGTTCAAAAGATTGCCAAGCACAAAATGCCCAGTTTGTGGTAACGAATTGACGCAATTACCAGGCAGGGTAATGCAATGCCCAAAATGCGGACTCAAGGCAAACAGAGACGAAATACCAATAAAATGGGCGCTCCTACATCAACGTATAGGCTCAAGGCAACCGTGA